In Primulina huaijiensis isolate GDHJ02 chromosome 16, ASM1229523v2, whole genome shotgun sequence, a single genomic region encodes these proteins:
- the LOC140961421 gene encoding tetratricopeptide repeat domain-containing protein PYG7, chloroplastic-like isoform X2, whose translation MLIQCAFSLPTRHCESTTAITIPNSSPRIKFQSPFSCAVSFFHGNETAFCYFSRKPNSRKLNFTVPKLSLQVQEQEIRRCSSAKDLLREPFVGDDTERVDAPLGFITSVLCSSLSWLTPIQVVQASEDVRENVVYEVGELFELGIQLSYLLLLLALLGVGSFFVIRQVLVRRELDLSAKELQEQVRSGDASATELFELGAVMLRRKFYPAATKFLLQAIDKWDGDDQDLAQVYNALGVSYVRDGKVEKGIAQFESAVKLQPGYVTAWNNLGDAYEKSNDLKSALKAFEEVLLFDPNNKIARPRRDELKEKVNMYKGVPVKSKKK comes from the exons ATGCTGATCCAGTGCGCCTTTTCACTTCCTACACGACACTGTGAAAGCACCACCGCCATCACCATACCCAATTCATCTCCAAGAATCAAGTTTCAGAGCCCATTTTCTTGTGCAGTTTCATTCTTTCATGGAAATGAAACTGCCTTTTGTTACTTTTCAAGAAAGCCCAATTCGAGGAAGCTTAATTTTACAGTTCCTAAGCTCTCTCTTCAG GTACAGGAACAGGAAATTCGAAGGTGCTCATCAGCTAAAG ATTTATTGCGGGAGCCTTTTGTTGGTGATGATACAGAAAGAGTAGATGCGCCTCTCGGTTTCATAACATCAGTTTTATGCTCATCACTTTCATGGTTAACACCCATACAAGTGGTGCAAGCGAGTGAAGATGTAAGAGAAAATGTGGTATACGAGGTTGGGGAGTTGTTTGAATTGGGAATCCAGCTTTCCTACTTGCTTTTACTTCTAGCTTTGCTCGGAGTTGGATCTTTCTTCGTGATTCGTCAAGTACTAGTGCGCAGAGAGCTTGATCTTTCTGCAAAGGAATTGCAA GAGCAAGTTAGAAGTGGTGATGCTAGTGCTACTGAGTTATTTGAACTCGGAGCAGTGATGCTGAGAAGAAAATTTTATCCCGCTGCCACCAAGTTTCTTCTTCAAGCAATTGATAAATGGGATGGGGATGACCAAGATCTTGCTCAA GTTTATAACGCCCTTGGTGTCAGTTATGTCCGTGATGGAAAAGTTGAAAAGGGTATAGCTCAGTTTGAGAGTGCTGTCAAACTTCAACCTGGTTATGTCACTGCCTGGAACAACCTTGGTGATGCATACGAAAAGTCCAATGACCTAAAATCTGCTCTTAAGGCATTTGAAGAAGTTCTGCTTTTTGATCCAAATAACAAGATCGCACGTCCCAGAAGAGATGAACTGAAGGAGAAAGTAAACATGTATAAAGGAGTTCCTGTAAAATCAAAGAAGAAATGA
- the LOC140961421 gene encoding tetratricopeptide repeat domain-containing protein PYG7, chloroplastic-like isoform X1, producing the protein MLIQCAFSLPTRHCESTTAITIPNSSPRIKFQSPFSCAVSFFHGNETAFCYFSRKPNSRKLNFTVPKLSLQVQEQEIRRCSSAKGNKHIVSDLLREPFVGDDTERVDAPLGFITSVLCSSLSWLTPIQVVQASEDVRENVVYEVGELFELGIQLSYLLLLLALLGVGSFFVIRQVLVRRELDLSAKELQEQVRSGDASATELFELGAVMLRRKFYPAATKFLLQAIDKWDGDDQDLAQVYNALGVSYVRDGKVEKGIAQFESAVKLQPGYVTAWNNLGDAYEKSNDLKSALKAFEEVLLFDPNNKIARPRRDELKEKVNMYKGVPVKSKKK; encoded by the exons ATGCTGATCCAGTGCGCCTTTTCACTTCCTACACGACACTGTGAAAGCACCACCGCCATCACCATACCCAATTCATCTCCAAGAATCAAGTTTCAGAGCCCATTTTCTTGTGCAGTTTCATTCTTTCATGGAAATGAAACTGCCTTTTGTTACTTTTCAAGAAAGCCCAATTCGAGGAAGCTTAATTTTACAGTTCCTAAGCTCTCTCTTCAG GTACAGGAACAGGAAATTCGAAGGTGCTCATCAGCTAAAGGTAATAAG CATATAGTTTCAGATTTATTGCGGGAGCCTTTTGTTGGTGATGATACAGAAAGAGTAGATGCGCCTCTCGGTTTCATAACATCAGTTTTATGCTCATCACTTTCATGGTTAACACCCATACAAGTGGTGCAAGCGAGTGAAGATGTAAGAGAAAATGTGGTATACGAGGTTGGGGAGTTGTTTGAATTGGGAATCCAGCTTTCCTACTTGCTTTTACTTCTAGCTTTGCTCGGAGTTGGATCTTTCTTCGTGATTCGTCAAGTACTAGTGCGCAGAGAGCTTGATCTTTCTGCAAAGGAATTGCAA GAGCAAGTTAGAAGTGGTGATGCTAGTGCTACTGAGTTATTTGAACTCGGAGCAGTGATGCTGAGAAGAAAATTTTATCCCGCTGCCACCAAGTTTCTTCTTCAAGCAATTGATAAATGGGATGGGGATGACCAAGATCTTGCTCAA GTTTATAACGCCCTTGGTGTCAGTTATGTCCGTGATGGAAAAGTTGAAAAGGGTATAGCTCAGTTTGAGAGTGCTGTCAAACTTCAACCTGGTTATGTCACTGCCTGGAACAACCTTGGTGATGCATACGAAAAGTCCAATGACCTAAAATCTGCTCTTAAGGCATTTGAAGAAGTTCTGCTTTTTGATCCAAATAACAAGATCGCACGTCCCAGAAGAGATGAACTGAAGGAGAAAGTAAACATGTATAAAGGAGTTCCTGTAAAATCAAAGAAGAAATGA